The genomic segment CGACATTTACACGGGCCTGGAACAAAGTATTGATTACTTGAAAAAAGCACCTTTTGTAAAAAACAGTTATTCAAAATAAATCGGGAATCGGGAGAAAATTGACGATGCTGAGACAATTGTCCAGTTATAAATTTATTATTTTTCGTTAACTTGAATGGTGTAAAGAGAGATTTTTAAATCGTATAATTTCACACCAGATGAAACGGATAATTGTTGCTACAGATTATGCTGCAGAGGCTGAACATGCCTTGAATTTTATATTGGAGGTCTTTGATGGGAAGGAATATGAGCTCGTCTTATTTTCGCTTCAGAACCCTTCCATTCATGCCATGAACGCACGTCTTTCTCCCGACACCTTGTTCAAGATGTTTGAACATCAGAATAAAATCTTACAGCGCAAAGCAGAAGCAGTGACGGCGCAGCATGGAATTACCACTATTCCGTATTTAGCGACGGGATTGTTTTATGACCAGATTACCAAGTGTATTCAGGAAACAAACGCTGATTTGTTGGTCATGGGAATGGCCAAACGCTCATTTGACCAGGATATGCTGGGCAATACGACTACCGCTGCAATCAGTAAACTGAAGATTCCGATTCTTTCGGTGCCGCTGGGGGCTGAATTTACCGGATTAAAACATATCCTCTTCGCCTGTGATATCGTGCGTGGTGTACAGAAAGAAATCCTCGAAAAAGTGAAGAACTTTGCTGCAGAGTTTGACGCCACATTGGAGGTTCTCAATATCCGCAAGACCGTTGAGCAATTAAATGAAGAAAAAGGTAAGGAAACCCGTGAAGCAATCAATAACGTCATGGGTATAGTCAGCTATTATTATAAAAATGTTACCTCCAATGAAGTCGTTAAAGCTATTCGCGATGAAGTTAAAGTAAGTCATACCGACCTGCTGGTGATGATTCCTTATAAATACGGTTTCTGGAGCTCCCTCACCCACCGCAGCAAAACACGGATGATGGCGTCTGGCCTTGATGTGCCGTTACTCACCATATCCATATAGGGACTGTTTCGTAATACGGGGTAGACAGCAGCCTCTTGTGACGTGTCTATTTAATTGACCGGCATATCGAATGTCCTATACGTGATTTGCATTTTGTCCAATTTATTGTTGTTAAAATACAACCGTACATCTGTATTCTTAGGATTTCCCTGCTCTGTATCTTCATTAAAGGAAAATGCCCATTCTGTGTATTTTTCCATGATAGGATCATACAATTTGTGCAGCGGTTTATCCGATAGGCTGAAGCTAAACGAAGCGAAATCTTGTGACTGATAGAGTTGCTTTATTTTCGTATAGGTGGTGGCGGCATTATCCCCGATCCGGACACCAAGAAGACAAATTTTGCCGTAGATTTTGTTGATGTTCAGCGTTGGGACCGAGCTCTACTTGTCAATTCACCCGTTTGCCTAGAATCTTCAAACTCCGTTCCTGCTCATCCAAGATAGCAATATTGGGAAGGTGAGCCCATTCCTGAAATCCCATTTTCTTAAACAGTGCGATACTGGGTACATTGTGCGCAAAGATAAACCCCAAAAGGGTGTGGACTCCGAAGGCCGGTGCACGGTCAATACAGTGTTGGAGTATTTGGCGGCCCAATCCTTTACCGCGATAGTGTTCGTCGATATAGATACTGATTTCTACAGTTGCATCGTACGCAGGACGGCCGTAAAAAGACTGAAAACTAGCCCATCCAAGGATATGACCAGTTTCGTCCTCAACCATCCAGAGAGGGCGCTTTGAAGGGTTGTGGTCGTCAAACCATTTTTGTCTGCTAGCCACAGAAACTGGACTTGTATCCGCGGTGACCATTCTCGATGCAATAGTCGTATTGTAAATAGCGACAATACGGGGTAAATCTTCTTGTAATGCGTCACGAAATATTAGTGAACTCATGTATGTATTCTGGAATTATGTTCAAAAATATCAGTTTTTGGGCGATAGTTGGCATGGTCTGCAAAAGTTTTTCACATTTGCAAATTGTCGTAATAGTCCATTCGACAGCCCTGAAATGCATCGTACAAGTATGGGCTCTTTTCTTTCGATCGATAGAAGGCCGTTATATTAAGCTATTACGAGCCAGGAGTAGCCTTACTATCGATCGTATCTATTGGCGTCAGTGATTTACATCATCGTCCATTTCTGATCGGATTGTCCTGAAGCGATTACGGTTTCGATAAATTTCATGCCGCGCATTCCATCATTTACGGTAGGAAAATCCAATATAGCTTCAGATGGTTGAACACCATTTAATTTCGCCCGTATTGTCGATGCAAAATTTTTGTAGATATTAGCAAACGCTTCTATATAGCCTTCTGGATGTCCGGCCGGCAAGCGGGTATTGTGCTGAGCCATGGGGCAGAGGTAGGACTGGCCTGCACGGTATGTTTGTGCTGGTTCATTTAGCCATTTCAGTAGGAGCGTATTCGGATCCTGCTGGTTCCATTCCAATCCGGCTTTTTCGCCATAGACCCTTATTTTTAACGCATTTTCTTCGCCTGCGGCTACCTGCGAAGCTGACAGTACGCCTGTCGCACCATTTTCAAATCCCAGCAGAACATTGCCGTCATCTTCTAGCCGTCTTCCTTCCACGACGATACGGAGATCGGCACATACCTTTGTGATTTTTATACCTGAGATATACTCAGCCAAGTGGGCTGCATGGGTGCCGATGTCACCCATGCAGCTACTGAGGCCGCCTCTTTCGGGGTCTGTTCTCCAGGCGGCAAGAGCAGATTTTTCTTCGATTAGGGTACTGAGCCAGCCCTGCGGATATTCGACCATGATTTTACGGATATGGCCCAGTTTGCCGTCTTGGACCAGTTGGCGTGCCTGTTTTACCATAGGATATGCCGAGTAAGTATAGGTAACGCCCAGAAGTAAGCCAGTCTCGTTGACTTTTTTTTGCAATAATTCGGCTTCTTTTAGTGAAAACGTCATAGGTTTTTCCAGTATAACGTGGAATCCATGTTCCAGGGCAAGCATTGCCGGCTCAAAATGAGCTACATTTGGCGTCACAATACTCACAAAATGCATTCGTTCGTCAGCTGGCAACTCACTTTCATGTACCATCATTTCCTGAAAATTTGAATAGATCCTATGCGGTGGAAGCGAAAGGAGTTCTCCAGATTCTTTCGCTTTGACCGGATCAGAACTCAAAGCACCGCAGCATAGTTCGATCTGCCCGTCCATACTTGCGGCCATGCGATGTACAGCGCCAATAAATGCATTCTTACCTCCACCCACCATTCCCATTCGAAGTTTTCTAATTTCCATAATAGCTGTGTTTAAAACTGTTATTCTTCTGCTATTCCTATCAATTTTTTGTTTAGCTCACTGTCGCCATCGGATCCGGCAAAATTGTCGAATGCCCGGTCGCCTACCCGGATAATGTAGTCCTTTATATAGGCGGCCCCTTCCCGAGCTCCGTCTTCGGAGTTCTTAAAAGCACATTCCCACTCCAGCACTGCCCAACCCTGAAAGTTGTATTGGGTCAATTTGGTAAAAATAGCTTTGAAATTTACCTGCCCATCACCTATAGAACGAAAACGCCCTGCTCGGGCCTGCCAATCCTGATATCCTCCATATACACCCTGACGGCCAGATGGATTAAATTCGGCGTCTTTCACATGGAACATTTTAATCCGTTCGTGGTATAGATCTATAAACTGCAGATAATCGAGACATTGCAGAACAAAATGTGAAGGATCATACAGAATATTTGCGCGCTTATGAAAGTTCACTTTTTCCAGGAATAGCTCGAAAGTAACTCCATCGTGTAGATCCTCTCCGGGATGAAGTTCATAGCAGAGGTCCACGTCATACTCTTCGCAGGCATCCAATATAGGCAGCCAGCGCTTGGCGAGCTCACCAAATCCCGTTTGGGTCAGATTTTGTGGACGTTGTGGCCAAGGATATACATAAGGCCATAGAAAAGCACCGCTAAACGTTGCCAAGGCCTTTAACCCTAGATTATGGCTGGCTTTGATCGCGTAGTGCAGTTGCTGTACAGCCCATTGTTGACGTTCTTTAGGTTTGCCATGAAGTTCCTGTGGTGCGAAGCCGTCAAATAAACTGTCAAAAGAAGGATTGACAGCGATCAGTTGTCCCTGTAAATGGGTTGATAATTCGGTAATCTCCAGGCCATGGGAGCGTACGGTGTCCTGAAGCCGCTGTACGTATTCCAGATCTTCGGCAGCTTTTTGAAGGTTTATCAATCTGCTGTCCCAAGTGGGAATCTGAATTCCTTTGTAACCGATGGAAGCAGCCCATTCACATATACTTTCCAAGGTATTAAACGGTGCTTCCGTACCTACAAATTGTGCTAAAAAAATAGCTGGTCCTTTAATTGTTGTCATTGGTTTTCGTTTTTATTGATGTTTAAGCCCATGCGCGATCGCCTTTTTTATAAGGCACATCCCCTTCATATCGGCCAGGTGCCTGGTTGTACCGCAATGCTTGTTTGGCGCCAATTTCGGAGGAGAAATAACCCAATAGTGTCAATTGTTTAAACATCGTGTAATAATGATTGGGCAATTCTTGCTTTTGGGACATATATTCTTTTGCCTCTTGATCGATGGAAGTCAATAATGCGAGCCTTTGCTCAGGTGTTGCCTTCACGAACGGGAAATTGTGCATTTTTTTACACGCGGTATCTAACTTGTCTATCCCCTCGAGGAAGACCTCCTGATCGGCCACTTCGTAGCAGTCGCGGACGATGACCGTCATAAAGGCGCCGACTTTGGCTGCTTTAGCTCCCGGACTTTTTTGCGTCGTCGGAAGTATAGTATCTGCTACTTCATCCAGAAATGCCAGCTGTTCGGGAGTAAAGGTGAGTTGTTCCTTTAGCTTCCGTTCTCTGCCGCCGCTACAACCCGTCAAAAAAGCGTGGCCTCCAATCACTGCTCCGCCAGTGAGTAGGGTTATCATTTTTAAAAGTGTTCTTCTTTCCATTGACCTAGATATTATTTTTCTTGAGCTCATTGACGGCGTGATCTACAGCTCTCGCTGTCAGTGCCATATAAGTTAACGACGGATTTTGGCAACCCGAAGAGGTCATACAGGCACCGTCGGTGACAAATACATTGGGGCAGTCCCATACTTGATTCCATTTGTTGAGCACCGACGTTTTGGGGTCCAATCCCATTCTTGCAGTTCCCATTTCATGAATACCATGTCCCATGGCATGTCCGCTGTCCCAGGTCTTAACGTTTTTTATCCCTGCGACGGTAAGCATGGCTTTCATTTCTTCCTGCATATCTTTCCGCATATTCAGCTCATTCTCCTTAAGCTCTGCATCCATTGCTAATACAGGTAATCCCCATTTGTCTTTTCGGTCTTTATCCAATGAGATTTTATTCTCATGGTAGGG from the Sphingobacterium thalpophilum genome contains:
- a CDS encoding universal stress protein; this translates as MKRIIVATDYAAEAEHALNFILEVFDGKEYELVLFSLQNPSIHAMNARLSPDTLFKMFEHQNKILQRKAEAVTAQHGITTIPYLATGLFYDQITKCIQETNADLLVMGMAKRSFDQDMLGNTTTAAISKLKIPILSVPLGAEFTGLKHILFACDIVRGVQKEILEKVKNFAAEFDATLEVLNIRKTVEQLNEEKGKETREAINNVMGIVSYYYKNVTSNEVVKAIRDEVKVSHTDLLVMIPYKYGFWSSLTHRSKTRMMASGLDVPLLTISI
- a CDS encoding GNAT family N-acetyltransferase: MSSLIFRDALQEDLPRIVAIYNTTIASRMVTADTSPVSVASRQKWFDDHNPSKRPLWMVEDETGHILGWASFQSFYGRPAYDATVEISIYIDEHYRGKGLGRQILQHCIDRAPAFGVHTLLGFIFAHNVPSIALFKKMGFQEWAHLPNIAILDEQERSLKILGKRVN
- a CDS encoding Gfo/Idh/MocA family protein — encoded protein: MEIRKLRMGMVGGGKNAFIGAVHRMAASMDGQIELCCGALSSDPVKAKESGELLSLPPHRIYSNFQEMMVHESELPADERMHFVSIVTPNVAHFEPAMLALEHGFHVILEKPMTFSLKEAELLQKKVNETGLLLGVTYTYSAYPMVKQARQLVQDGKLGHIRKIMVEYPQGWLSTLIEEKSALAAWRTDPERGGLSSCMGDIGTHAAHLAEYISGIKITKVCADLRIVVEGRRLEDDGNVLLGFENGATGVLSASQVAAGEENALKIRVYGEKAGLEWNQQDPNTLLLKWLNEPAQTYRAGQSYLCPMAQHNTRLPAGHPEGYIEAFANIYKNFASTIRAKLNGVQPSEAILDFPTVNDGMRGMKFIETVIASGQSDQKWTMM
- a CDS encoding sugar phosphate isomerase/epimerase family protein, which codes for MTTIKGPAIFLAQFVGTEAPFNTLESICEWAASIGYKGIQIPTWDSRLINLQKAAEDLEYVQRLQDTVRSHGLEITELSTHLQGQLIAVNPSFDSLFDGFAPQELHGKPKERQQWAVQQLHYAIKASHNLGLKALATFSGAFLWPYVYPWPQRPQNLTQTGFGELAKRWLPILDACEEYDVDLCYELHPGEDLHDGVTFELFLEKVNFHKRANILYDPSHFVLQCLDYLQFIDLYHERIKMFHVKDAEFNPSGRQGVYGGYQDWQARAGRFRSIGDGQVNFKAIFTKLTQYNFQGWAVLEWECAFKNSEDGAREGAAYIKDYIIRVGDRAFDNFAGSDGDSELNKKLIGIAEE
- a CDS encoding gluconate 2-dehydrogenase subunit 3 family protein, producing MERRTLLKMITLLTGGAVIGGHAFLTGCSGGRERKLKEQLTFTPEQLAFLDEVADTILPTTQKSPGAKAAKVGAFMTVIVRDCYEVADQEVFLEGIDKLDTACKKMHNFPFVKATPEQRLALLTSIDQEAKEYMSQKQELPNHYYTMFKQLTLLGYFSSEIGAKQALRYNQAPGRYEGDVPYKKGDRAWA